In the Methylophilus sp. 5 genome, one interval contains:
- a CDS encoding aldehyde dehydrogenase family protein — protein MSLDLLKAMGVTVPYKAKYDNFIGGKWVAPVKGQYFDVISPITGKPYTQAARSSAEDVELALDAAHAIADKWGKTSVVERSNLLLKIADRIEQNLELIATAETVDNGKPIRETLNADIPLAADHFRYFAGALRAQEGSISELDENTVAYHFHEPLGVVGQIIPWNFPILMAAWKLAPAVAAGNAVVMKPAEFTPISLLILMEVIADLLPPGVINIVNGFGREVGAPLSTSKRIAKIAFTGSTATGRYIAQAAASNLIPATLELGGKSPNVFFEDIMDADDDFLDKAVEGLVLFAFNQGEVCTCPSRALIQESIYDKFMERVLPRVAAIKQGNPLDPNTMIGAQASEDQVNKILSYMDIGRQEGAQQLCGGERNILGGDLAEGYYIKPTLFKGHNKMRIFQEEIFGPVLAVTTFKDEAEALSIANDTIFGLGSGVWTRDGSRAYRMGRGIKAGRVWTNCYHAYPAHAAFGGYKESGIGRETHKMMLDHYQQTKNMLVSYSPKKLGFF, from the coding sequence ATGAGTTTGGATCTTCTTAAGGCGATGGGCGTAACAGTCCCCTACAAAGCTAAATATGACAACTTTATCGGTGGTAAATGGGTCGCGCCGGTTAAAGGTCAGTATTTCGATGTGATTTCACCAATTACCGGTAAGCCATATACCCAAGCGGCGCGTTCCAGCGCTGAAGATGTCGAGCTGGCTTTGGACGCTGCCCATGCAATTGCAGATAAATGGGGCAAAACGTCGGTCGTTGAGCGTTCCAACCTGTTACTGAAAATTGCTGATCGTATTGAGCAAAACCTAGAGTTGATCGCCACCGCTGAAACCGTTGATAACGGTAAACCGATCCGCGAAACTCTGAATGCAGATATTCCGTTGGCCGCCGATCATTTCCGCTATTTTGCCGGAGCTTTGCGTGCGCAAGAAGGCAGCATCAGTGAGCTAGACGAAAATACCGTGGCGTATCATTTCCACGAGCCGCTTGGTGTTGTCGGCCAGATTATTCCATGGAACTTCCCTATTCTGATGGCCGCCTGGAAACTGGCGCCAGCCGTCGCAGCGGGTAACGCTGTGGTGATGAAACCAGCTGAGTTCACCCCTATCAGCCTGTTGATTTTGATGGAAGTCATTGCTGATTTGTTGCCACCAGGTGTGATCAACATCGTTAATGGCTTTGGCCGTGAAGTGGGCGCCCCACTGTCTACCAGCAAACGTATCGCCAAGATCGCCTTTACCGGCTCAACCGCCACTGGCCGTTATATTGCACAAGCGGCTGCCAGCAACCTGATTCCGGCAACGCTAGAGTTGGGCGGTAAATCGCCTAACGTTTTCTTTGAAGACATTATGGACGCTGACGATGACTTTTTAGATAAAGCCGTTGAAGGCCTGGTGTTGTTTGCCTTTAACCAGGGTGAAGTCTGTACCTGCCCTTCCCGTGCCTTGATTCAAGAATCGATTTACGACAAGTTTATGGAGCGCGTGTTGCCACGTGTGGCTGCGATCAAACAGGGCAATCCGCTGGACCCTAATACCATGATCGGTGCGCAAGCCTCTGAAGACCAGGTAAACAAGATTTTGTCTTATATGGACATTGGTCGCCAAGAGGGCGCACAACAACTGTGCGGCGGTGAGCGTAACATTCTGGGCGGTGATCTGGCAGAAGGCTACTACATCAAGCCTACGCTGTTCAAAGGCCACAACAAAATGCGTATCTTCCAGGAAGAAATTTTTGGGCCAGTGTTGGCAGTGACCACATTTAAAGACGAAGCAGAAGCATTAAGCATTGCCAACGACACAATCTTTGGCCTAGGCTCAGGCGTATGGACCCGTGACGGCAGCCGCGCTTATCGTATGGGCCGTGGCATCAAGGCTGGTCGTGTATGGACCAACTGTTACCATGCATACCCGGCACATGCAGCCTTTGGTGGTTACAAAGAATCAGGCATTGGCCGTGAAACCCACAAAATGATGCTGGATCACTACCAGCAAACCAAAAACATGCTGGTCAGCTATAGTCCGAAAAAATTAGGCTTCTTCTAA
- a CDS encoding ComEA family DNA-binding protein: MKQTLFAYLMYFILLPAAYAVVDINTASQAELESLNGIGPSKAQAIIDYRKKSGGFKSVDELDQVPGIGQATLANLKKDVSISGKKPLPTETIKVDKKK, from the coding sequence ATGAAGCAAACACTATTCGCTTATTTGATGTATTTTATTCTGTTACCAGCCGCCTATGCTGTGGTCGATATCAATACGGCCAGTCAGGCCGAATTAGAGAGCCTTAATGGCATTGGCCCCTCAAAAGCACAAGCCATCATTGACTACCGAAAAAAGAGCGGCGGCTTTAAATCGGTCGATGAGCTGGATCAAGTACCTGGGATTGGTCAGGCAACACTAGCCAACCTCAAAAAAGATGTCAGTATCAGCGGTAAAAAACCACTGCCCACCGAAACGATCAAAGTAGATAAAAAGAAATAG
- the pyrF gene encoding orotidine-5'-phosphate decarboxylase, whose protein sequence is MTDSKIIVALDYADAASATALVDRLDPTLCKLKVGKELFTAAGPAFVESLVKREYDVFLDLKFHDIPNTVSKACQAAANLGVWMLNVHASGGLPMMQAAREGLDKAFGNNAPLLIAVTVLTSMDEATLHSLGIQRPLAEHVLALASMTKQAGLNGVVCSAQEAQVLKHALGAEFCLVTPGIRPHDASQDDQTRIVTPEDALALGAHYLVIGRPITQASDPFVALNAIIKNI, encoded by the coding sequence ATGACTGATAGCAAAATTATTGTCGCGCTGGACTACGCAGATGCTGCATCTGCCACCGCCTTGGTCGACCGCCTGGACCCGACACTCTGCAAACTGAAAGTTGGTAAAGAATTATTCACGGCGGCTGGCCCCGCTTTTGTAGAGTCGCTGGTAAAACGCGAATATGATGTATTTCTGGATTTAAAATTTCACGACATTCCTAACACCGTGTCCAAAGCCTGCCAGGCAGCGGCCAACCTCGGCGTCTGGATGTTGAATGTACATGCCAGTGGCGGCTTGCCGATGATGCAAGCGGCACGCGAAGGCCTGGACAAGGCCTTTGGCAATAACGCCCCGCTGCTGATCGCAGTCACAGTATTGACCAGTATGGATGAAGCGACCTTGCATAGCCTCGGTATACAGCGCCCATTAGCCGAGCATGTATTAGCGCTGGCTAGCATGACCAAACAAGCAGGCCTGAATGGCGTTGTTTGCTCGGCGCAAGAAGCACAGGTGCTTAAACATGCATTAGGCGCTGAGTTTTGCCTGGTCACGCCTGGCATACGCCCACACGATGCCAGCCAGGATGATCAAACCAGAATTGTCACGCCAGAAGATGCATTAGCCCTGGGGGCACATTACCTGGTGATTGGCAGACCAATCACCCAAGCCAGCGATCCGTTTGTTGCATTAAACGCGATAATTAAAAATATTTAA
- the lapB gene encoding lipopolysaccharide assembly protein LapB, with the protein MLVEFEYWWLLILPLFFTLGWIAARVDIKQLIAESTSLPATYFKGLNLLIADQYHKAVDAFSEALYLNKDSLELHFVLGSLFRRTGETDRAIHLHMNLLENYELTEQQSTSIKVELAQDYFKAGLYDRAEEIFQTLRHTRYEQAALRHLLEIYVKEREWSQAIAIAIELERSSGISYRKEVAQYYCELAANALIRQDWAQAKTQLEQALDANKNCVRANVLLGDIAAQQGHHTDAIAFWKRIEMQAPEHLGLIAQKMLKSYSLLYGETETENHKAGKGMSEGLSQLHQYLETYQISSMMSVLYEATLQAEGADKAAKLARNELIRKPSLKSLDQLLQARAMLDDEQHDLQLMQQTVRNAIGDRAAYYCDQCGFRAKQYHWQCPACNAWESLPPEPTEATIRDIKLLKRK; encoded by the coding sequence ATGCTGGTTGAATTTGAATATTGGTGGCTATTGATTTTGCCGCTATTTTTTACCCTGGGCTGGATTGCCGCCCGTGTTGACATCAAGCAATTGATTGCTGAATCAACGTCTCTGCCAGCCACCTATTTTAAAGGTCTGAATCTATTGATTGCAGACCAGTACCACAAAGCCGTCGATGCCTTTAGCGAAGCGCTTTACCTGAATAAAGACTCATTAGAACTGCACTTTGTGCTGGGTAGCTTGTTCCGCCGCACCGGCGAAACTGACCGCGCGATTCACCTGCACATGAATTTGCTCGAAAACTACGAACTCACTGAGCAACAATCTACCTCGATCAAGGTCGAGTTGGCACAGGATTACTTTAAAGCGGGCTTATACGACCGTGCCGAAGAAATTTTTCAGACGTTGCGCCATACACGCTATGAACAAGCGGCTTTGCGCCACTTACTTGAAATCTACGTCAAAGAGCGTGAATGGTCGCAAGCCATCGCCATTGCCATTGAGTTAGAACGCTCTTCTGGGATCTCTTACCGCAAAGAAGTCGCACAATATTATTGCGAGCTGGCTGCTAATGCCCTGATTCGCCAGGATTGGGCGCAGGCTAAAACACAACTTGAACAAGCACTGGATGCCAATAAAAACTGTGTGCGCGCCAATGTTTTACTAGGCGACATTGCGGCACAGCAAGGCCACCACACCGATGCAATCGCCTTTTGGAAGCGCATTGAAATGCAGGCACCAGAGCACCTGGGGCTGATTGCGCAAAAGATGCTCAAAAGCTATTCACTGCTTTATGGCGAAACTGAGACCGAGAATCACAAGGCAGGCAAAGGCATGAGTGAGGGTTTAAGTCAGCTACATCAGTATCTCGAAACCTATCAGATCAGCAGCATGATGTCCGTGCTTTATGAAGCCACATTGCAAGCCGAAGGCGCTGACAAAGCGGCCAAACTGGCGCGTAATGAGCTGATTCGTAAACCCAGCCTGAAGTCATTAGACCAATTACTGCAAGCGCGTGCCATGTTGGATGATGAACAGCATGACTTGCAACTGATGCAGCAAACCGTGCGTAATGCCATTGGCGACCGTGCGGCTTATTATTGTGACCAGTGCGGCTTTCGTGCCAAGCAGTATCATTGGCAATGCCCGGCCTGTAATGCTTGGGAGTCTTTGCCGCCAGAGCCGACTGAAGCCACCATTAGAGACATCAAGCTACTCAAACGCAAGTAG
- a CDS encoding integration host factor subunit beta, which produces MTRSELIDLLAQRFPQLVLKDAELSVKTILDAMTENLATGERIEIRGFGSFSLNYRPPRLGRNPKTGTKVQVPAKYVPHFKAGKELRDRVDAIES; this is translated from the coding sequence ATGACAAGATCTGAACTGATAGACTTGCTTGCCCAGCGTTTTCCGCAATTAGTGCTGAAAGATGCCGAGTTATCCGTCAAAACCATCCTGGATGCGATGACGGAAAACCTGGCGACTGGTGAGCGTATCGAGATACGCGGTTTTGGCAGCTTTAGCCTTAACTACCGCCCGCCTCGGCTCGGACGTAACCCGAAAACCGGCACCAAGGTGCAGGTGCCGGCTAAGTACGTGCCACACTTTAAAGCGGGTAAAGAACTACGTGACCGCGTAGACGCTATCGAATCTTAA
- the rpsA gene encoding 30S ribosomal protein S1 produces MESFAALFEESLARQEMRAGEVITAEVVSVDNDFVIVNAGLKSESVINASEFKNAQGELEVAVGDFVKVAIEKLEDGFGSTQLSREKAKKMQAWLDLEEAMNEGRVVKGFVSSRVKGGLRVSVSGIMAFLPGSLVDIRPVKDTTPYENKEWDFKVIKLDRKRNNIVVSRRAVMEDTLGADREALLGSLTEGAVIKGIVKNITDYGAFVDLGGIDGLLHITDLAWRRVKHPSEVLTVGEEVEAKILKFDQEKNRVSLGIKQLGDDPWVALSRRYPVSTRLFGKVSNLTDYGAFVEVEPGIEGLVHVSEMDWTNKNIHPGKIAQLGDEVEVMILEIDEDRRRLSLGMKQCKPNPWDDFAATHAKGDKVSGQIKSITDFGVFIGLPGGIDGLVHLSDLSWTQSGEEAIRNFKKGDELQAVILGIDVEKERISLGVKQLTEDPSGNSAPIGDDKSGKPKAKKAKADDVMIDEASAGTTNLGALLKAKLDSKK; encoded by the coding sequence GAAGAAAGCCTGGCTCGCCAGGAAATGCGCGCAGGTGAAGTGATCACCGCCGAAGTAGTATCTGTAGACAATGATTTCGTCATCGTTAACGCTGGCCTGAAATCCGAAAGCGTCATCAACGCTAGCGAATTTAAAAATGCTCAAGGCGAGCTTGAAGTTGCTGTCGGCGACTTCGTTAAAGTAGCGATCGAAAAACTGGAAGATGGTTTTGGTTCTACACAACTGTCTCGCGAAAAAGCGAAGAAAATGCAAGCATGGCTGGATCTGGAAGAAGCCATGAACGAAGGCCGCGTGGTCAAAGGTTTTGTCAGCAGCCGTGTTAAAGGCGGTCTGCGCGTTTCTGTCAGCGGCATCATGGCATTCTTGCCAGGTTCACTGGTAGACATTCGTCCAGTTAAAGACACCACTCCTTACGAAAACAAAGAGTGGGACTTCAAAGTTATCAAACTGGACCGCAAGCGTAACAACATCGTGGTTTCACGCCGCGCAGTGATGGAAGACACCCTGGGTGCCGACCGTGAAGCACTGTTGGGCAGCCTGACCGAAGGTGCTGTCATCAAAGGGATCGTTAAAAACATCACTGACTACGGCGCGTTCGTGGATCTGGGTGGTATTGATGGCCTGTTGCACATCACTGACCTGGCATGGCGCCGTGTGAAGCACCCGTCTGAAGTGCTGACTGTTGGTGAAGAAGTTGAAGCCAAGATTCTGAAATTCGACCAAGAGAAAAACCGTGTTTCTCTGGGCATCAAACAATTGGGCGACGACCCATGGGTTGCATTGAGCCGCCGTTACCCAGTAAGCACACGCCTGTTCGGTAAAGTGTCTAACCTGACCGACTACGGCGCGTTTGTTGAAGTAGAACCGGGCATTGAGGGTTTGGTGCACGTGTCTGAAATGGACTGGACCAACAAGAACATCCACCCGGGCAAAATCGCTCAGCTGGGCGACGAAGTTGAAGTCATGATTCTGGAAATCGACGAAGATCGTCGTCGTTTGTCACTGGGTATGAAACAGTGCAAACCAAACCCATGGGATGATTTCGCTGCAACGCACGCTAAAGGCGACAAAGTATCTGGCCAGATCAAGTCTATTACTGACTTTGGTGTATTTATCGGCTTGCCAGGTGGCATTGACGGTTTGGTACACTTGTCTGACCTGTCATGGACACAATCTGGCGAAGAAGCCATTCGCAACTTCAAGAAAGGTGACGAGCTGCAAGCCGTTATTCTGGGCATTGACGTTGAGAAAGAGCGTATTTCTCTGGGCGTGAAACAATTGACCGAAGATCCTAGTGGCAACAGTGCTCCAATTGGTGACGACAAATCTGGCAAACCAAAAGCCAAGAAAGCAAAAGCTGACGACGTGATGATCGACGAAGCTTCTGCAGGCACCACTAACTTGGGTGCTTTGTTGAAAGCCAAACTGGATAGCAAAAAATAA